In Niallia sp. FSL W8-0635, one genomic interval encodes:
- a CDS encoding UDP-N-acetylglucosamine 1-carboxyvinyltransferase — MEKLMIAGGSPLKGTVRVSGAKNSAVALIPATILAESPVTIEGLPDISDVQILKEIMEELGGTVSISDSDITIDPSSMISMPMPNGKVKKLRASYYLMGAMLGRFKKAVIGLPGGCHLGPRPIDQHIKGFEALGAQITNEQGAIYLRADELRGARIYLDVVSVGATINIMLAAVRAKGKTIIENAAKEPEIIDVATLLTNMGAKIKGAGTDVIRIEGVDHLHGCRHTIIPDRIEAGTYIIIGAAVGDGVLVDNVIPQHLESLIAKLREMGVSIESSDEQVFVSSNNSLKPVDIKTLVYPGFPTDLQQPFTSLLTKTKGTSMVTDTIYGARFKHIDELRRMNAAIKVEGRSAIINGPVHLQGAKVKASDLRAGASLVIAGLMADGVTEITGLEHIDRGYSHIVEKLTGLGATIWREKMTEEEYEQINNG; from the coding sequence ATGGAAAAACTTATGATTGCAGGTGGATCTCCATTAAAAGGAACAGTTAGGGTTAGTGGTGCAAAAAATAGTGCCGTTGCACTCATTCCAGCAACCATATTAGCTGAATCTCCAGTAACAATTGAGGGATTGCCTGACATTTCAGATGTTCAAATATTGAAAGAAATTATGGAAGAGCTAGGTGGAACGGTATCTATATCAGATTCTGATATAACAATAGATCCCTCTTCTATGATTTCTATGCCTATGCCGAATGGGAAGGTAAAAAAATTGCGTGCTTCTTATTATTTAATGGGAGCAATGTTAGGGCGATTTAAAAAGGCAGTTATTGGATTACCTGGAGGATGTCATCTTGGACCAAGACCAATAGACCAGCATATTAAAGGGTTTGAAGCACTTGGTGCACAGATTACAAATGAACAGGGAGCCATTTATCTTCGGGCAGATGAGTTAAGAGGAGCAAGAATTTATTTAGATGTAGTAAGTGTCGGTGCAACAATCAATATTATGCTTGCGGCTGTACGAGCCAAAGGGAAAACCATCATTGAAAATGCAGCAAAAGAACCGGAAATCATTGATGTAGCAACGCTCTTAACCAATATGGGTGCTAAAATAAAAGGTGCAGGTACGGATGTCATTCGTATAGAAGGGGTAGATCATTTACATGGCTGTCGCCACACGATTATTCCTGACCGCATTGAAGCAGGCACGTATATTATTATTGGAGCTGCAGTTGGAGATGGAGTCCTTGTCGATAACGTAATTCCACAACATTTAGAGTCTCTGATTGCGAAATTGAGAGAGATGGGAGTTTCAATCGAATCAAGTGATGAACAAGTGTTTGTGAGCTCGAACAATTCGCTGAAACCAGTCGACATTAAAACACTTGTATACCCAGGTTTTCCAACAGATTTACAACAGCCATTTACGTCTTTATTAACAAAGACAAAAGGTACAAGTATGGTTACAGACACAATCTATGGCGCTAGATTTAAACATATAGATGAACTACGTCGTATGAATGCCGCGATAAAAGTGGAGGGGCGTTCTGCGATTATAAATGGACCTGTTCACTTGCAAGGTGCAAAAGTAAAAGCAAGTGATTTACGTGCCGGAGCGTCCTTGGTTATAGCAGGGCTTATGGCTGATGGAGTAACGGAAATAACAGGACTAGAGCATATAGATAGAGGATATAGTCATATAGTAGAAAAGCTTACTGGTTTAGGAGCAACAATCTGGCGTGAAAAAATGACAGAAGAAGAATATGAACAAATAAATAATGGATAA
- a CDS encoding class II fructose-bisphosphate aldolase, giving the protein MPLVSMKDMLNKAKAEGYAVGQFNLNNLEFTQAILQAAEEEKSPVILGVSEGAARYMAGFKTVVKMVEGLIEDYNITVPVAIHLDHGSSFEKCKEAIDAGFTSVMIDASHHSFDENVEITSKVVEYAHAKGVSVEAELGTVGGQEDDVVAEGVIYADANECVELVKRTGIDTLAPALGSVHGPYKGEPNLGFKEMEEIGNLTGLPLVLHGGTGIPTKDITKAISLGTAKINVNTENQIASAKAVRETLAAKPEEYDPRKYLGPARDAIKATVIGKIKEFGSSNRA; this is encoded by the coding sequence ATGCCTTTAGTTTCAATGAAAGACATGTTAAACAAAGCAAAAGCAGAAGGCTATGCTGTTGGACAATTTAACTTAAATAATCTTGAGTTTACTCAAGCAATTCTTCAAGCTGCAGAAGAAGAGAAATCTCCAGTAATTCTTGGGGTTTCTGAAGGTGCAGCACGCTATATGGCTGGTTTCAAAACAGTTGTGAAAATGGTTGAAGGTTTAATCGAAGACTATAATATCACTGTTCCTGTTGCTATTCATTTAGATCACGGTTCAAGCTTCGAAAAATGTAAAGAAGCAATTGATGCTGGTTTTACATCTGTAATGATCGATGCTTCTCACCATTCATTTGATGAGAACGTGGAAATCACTTCTAAAGTAGTAGAATATGCACATGCTAAAGGTGTTTCTGTTGAAGCAGAACTTGGTACTGTTGGTGGACAAGAAGATGACGTTGTAGCTGAAGGCGTAATTTATGCTGATGCTAACGAATGTGTGGAACTTGTTAAACGTACTGGTATCGACACTCTAGCTCCTGCTTTAGGATCTGTTCACGGTCCTTACAAAGGTGAGCCAAACTTAGGTTTCAAAGAAATGGAAGAAATCGGTAACTTAACTGGTTTGCCATTAGTATTACACGGTGGTACTGGTATCCCAACAAAAGATATCACAAAAGCAATTTCTTTAGGAACTGCTAAAATCAACGTTAATACTGAAAACCAAATTGCTTCTGCAAAAGCAGTTCGCGAAACGCTTGCTGCTAAACCAGAAGAGTACGATCCACGTAAATATTTAGGACCAGCTCGCGATGCGATTAAAGCAACAGTAATCGGCAAAATCAAAGAATTCGGTTCTTCAAATAGAGCTTAA
- a CDS encoding response regulator, with protein sequence MMKGKILIVDDQFGIRILLNEVFQKEGYKTFQAANGNQALEIVTSEFPDLVLLDMKIPGMDGIEILKRMKKLNQDIRVIIMTAYGELDMIQEAKDLGALTHFAKPFDIDDLRDAVKKYINV encoded by the coding sequence ATGATGAAAGGAAAAATACTAATTGTTGATGATCAATTCGGCATAAGAATCCTTTTGAATGAAGTTTTTCAAAAGGAAGGATATAAGACATTTCAGGCTGCTAATGGAAATCAAGCGTTAGAAATAGTAACAAGTGAATTTCCAGACTTAGTGTTGTTAGATATGAAAATTCCTGGGATGGATGGAATTGAAATATTAAAACGCATGAAGAAGCTTAACCAGGATATTCGTGTTATCATCATGACAGCTTATGGTGAACTAGATATGATTCAGGAAGCAAAAGATCTTGGAGCACTTACTCATTTTGCAAAACCTTTTGATATTGACGATCTCAGAGATGCTGTTAAAAAATATATTAATGTGTAA
- a CDS encoding thymidine kinase → MYVMKHHGWVEVICGSMFSGKSEELIRRVRRAKFAKQKFIVFKPSIDNRYSDESVVSHNGTATNAIPISKSADIFEYVTSDIEIVAIDEVQFFDDEIIGVIQHLANSGHRVICAGLDQDFRGEPFGKMPELMAIAELVTKLQAVCAVCGSPASRTQRLINGSPACYEDPVILVGASESYEPRCRHHHEVPRNTEKAKQDNTSTAL, encoded by the coding sequence ATGTATGTAATGAAACATCATGGATGGGTTGAAGTTATTTGTGGAAGTATGTTTTCGGGAAAATCAGAAGAACTCATCCGTCGTGTAAGAAGGGCGAAGTTTGCTAAGCAGAAGTTTATCGTGTTTAAACCAAGTATTGATAATCGTTATAGTGATGAATCTGTTGTATCACATAATGGAACAGCGACTAATGCGATTCCTATTAGTAAATCAGCCGACATTTTTGAATATGTGACTTCCGATATAGAGATAGTTGCAATAGATGAAGTACAATTTTTTGATGATGAAATTATTGGTGTTATTCAGCATTTGGCAAATAGTGGACATCGCGTCATTTGCGCTGGTTTAGATCAAGATTTTAGAGGCGAACCGTTCGGGAAAATGCCGGAATTAATGGCGATTGCAGAATTAGTAACAAAACTTCAAGCAGTTTGTGCTGTCTGTGGTTCTCCAGCAAGCAGAACACAAAGATTGATTAATGGTTCCCCAGCTTGTTACGAAGATCCAGTTATATTAGTAGGAGCATCTGAATCGTATGAACCAAGATGCCGTCATCATCATGAAGTACCTAGAAATACAGAGAAAGCAAAACAAGATAATACT
- a CDS encoding DUF2529 domain-containing protein gives MLKMFSTQLSGLFKRLHEKEEEAIEDSSRLLAQAIVSDGKVYFYATKEMAGVIAEATKGMEPMPNAEEWTNASLEKITSNDRFILFSRTNEEEEINTFAKSLYDAQVSFISVCSITNTEIESLVDFADVPIDLKLSKGLLPDDVGNRYGYPSLIAALFIYHGIKFTTDEILKEYDI, from the coding sequence GTGCTTAAAATGTTTTCCACTCAATTAAGTGGACTATTTAAAAGATTGCATGAAAAAGAAGAAGAAGCAATCGAAGACAGTTCAAGATTATTAGCACAAGCTATCGTAAGTGACGGGAAAGTTTATTTCTATGCAACAAAGGAAATGGCTGGCGTAATAGCAGAAGCTACTAAAGGAATGGAGCCAATGCCAAATGCAGAGGAATGGACAAACGCTTCCCTTGAAAAGATAACTTCTAACGACCGTTTCATTCTTTTCTCCCGTACAAATGAGGAGGAAGAGATAAATACTTTTGCTAAGAGCTTATACGATGCTCAAGTTTCTTTTATTTCTGTTTGTTCCATTACAAATACGGAAATTGAATCATTAGTGGACTTTGCAGATGTCCCGATTGATTTAAAACTTTCTAAAGGCTTATTGCCTGATGATGTAGGAAATCGATACGGCTATCCTTCCTTGATTGCTGCCCTTTTTATTTATCACGGCATTAAATTTACAACTGATGAAATTTTAAAGGAATACGACATATAA
- the rho gene encoding transcription termination factor Rho, giving the protein MGLNISSLENMKLKELYELAREYKVAYYSKLTKKELIFSILKARAEQEGYFFMEGVLEIIQSEGFGFLRPINYSPSSQDIYISASQIRRFDLRNGDKVSGKVRPPKENERYFGLLQVEAVNGDDPETAKERVHFPALTPLYPNRQIHLETTQRNVSTRIMDVLAPVGFGQRGLIVAPPKAGKTMLIKEIANSITNNHPEAELIVLLIDERPEEVTDIERSVSGDVVSSTFDEVPENHIKVAELVLERAMRLVEHKRDVIILMDSITRLARAYNLVIPPSGRTLSGGIDPGAFHRPKRFFGAARNIEEGGSLTILATALVDTGSRMDDVIYEEFKGTGNMELHLDRALAERRIFPAIDIRRSGTRKEELLIPKEHLDKLWAIRKSMSDSPDFAEKFLRKLRQTKSNEDFFAILGEQMKAGTAKRS; this is encoded by the coding sequence ATGGGATTAAATATATCTAGTTTAGAAAATATGAAATTAAAAGAGTTGTATGAATTAGCTCGTGAGTATAAAGTTGCCTATTATAGCAAGCTTACAAAAAAAGAATTAATTTTTTCCATCTTAAAAGCAAGAGCAGAGCAAGAGGGCTATTTTTTCATGGAAGGTGTTCTTGAAATTATTCAGTCAGAAGGATTTGGCTTCTTAAGACCGATTAATTATTCTCCAAGCTCACAGGATATTTATATCTCTGCATCTCAAATTAGAAGATTTGATTTGAGAAATGGGGATAAGGTTTCGGGGAAAGTTCGTCCTCCAAAAGAAAACGAAAGATATTTTGGTTTACTTCAAGTGGAGGCGGTTAATGGAGATGATCCGGAGACGGCAAAAGAAAGAGTTCATTTTCCTGCTCTAACGCCTCTATATCCAAATCGACAAATACATTTAGAAACAACACAGCGAAATGTCTCTACTAGAATAATGGATGTGCTAGCACCTGTTGGTTTTGGTCAACGTGGTCTTATTGTAGCTCCTCCTAAAGCTGGTAAAACAATGCTGATTAAGGAAATAGCAAATAGTATTACGAATAATCATCCAGAAGCAGAACTTATTGTATTGCTAATTGATGAAAGACCGGAAGAAGTTACCGATATTGAAAGATCTGTAAGTGGAGATGTAGTAAGTTCTACATTTGATGAAGTTCCGGAAAATCATATTAAAGTTGCTGAATTAGTATTAGAGAGAGCGATGCGTCTTGTAGAGCATAAGCGAGATGTTATTATCTTGATGGATAGTATTACAAGATTAGCACGTGCTTATAACCTGGTTATCCCTCCAAGTGGAAGAACATTATCAGGGGGAATCGATCCTGGAGCGTTCCATCGTCCAAAACGATTCTTTGGTGCAGCTCGTAATATTGAGGAAGGTGGCTCCTTAACGATATTGGCTACCGCGTTAGTCGATACGGGTTCCCGCATGGATGATGTTATTTATGAAGAGTTTAAAGGAACTGGTAATATGGAACTTCATTTAGACCGAGCATTAGCAGAAAGAAGAATATTCCCTGCTATTGACATTAGACGTTCCGGAACACGTAAAGAAGAGCTGTTAATTCCGAAAGAACATTTAGACAAGCTATGGGCTATTCGTAAATCAATGTCTGATTCACCAGACTTTGCTGAAAAGTTCTTAAGAAAATTAAGACAAACGAAAAGCAATGAAGACTTCTTTGCAATCTTAGGAGAGCAAATGAAGGCGGGCACTGCTAAACGTTCTTAA
- the rpmE gene encoding 50S ribosomal protein L31: MKTGIHPTYNEITVKCACGNEFTTGSVKKEIKVETCSECHPFYTGRQKFAEAGGRVDRFNKKYGIK, translated from the coding sequence ATGAAAACAGGAATTCATCCAACTTATAACGAAATTACGGTGAAATGTGCTTGTGGTAACGAGTTCACAACTGGTTCTGTTAAAAAAGAAATCAAAGTTGAAACTTGTTCTGAGTGCCATCCGTTCTATACTGGACGTCAAAAATTTGCTGAAGCTGGCGGACGTGTTGATCGCTTCAACAAAAAATACGGCATTAAGTAA